From one Nothobranchius furzeri strain GRZ-AD chromosome 2, NfurGRZ-RIMD1, whole genome shotgun sequence genomic stretch:
- the pou3f2a gene encoding POU domain, class 3, transcription factor 2a: MSGVLSGVTTSVSRSRPIKSGARRTTGARLCVPLAQRPGDAGERRLAAPWRKRVPVKGSLRLTPATTLAPVVMATATSNHYSVLSTPSSAPPLAESGSMQQAAAYRDAHTLLQNDYGTLPGGGHPLSHAHQWITALSHGDSGAPWPSSPLGEQDVKPILHDSDREELQNSSSLQQQQQQRHPHLAHQQAHHDARAWRTSTATTHISGMATSEGQSLVYSQSGFGLMPGGEQGGGMHHHSLRDEDHHSHSPHLSEHGSGPGAHQQSISHQQQHGGHQDQSDEDTPTSDELEQFAKQFKQRRIKLGFTQADVGLALGTLYGNVFSQTTICRFEALQLSFKNMCKLKPLLNKWLEEADSTSGSPTSLDKIAAQGRKRKKRTSIEVGVKGALESHFLKCPKPGAAEINSLADSLQLEKEVVRVWFCNRRQKEKRMTPVGGQIPGGEDMYGDTPPHHGGQTPVQ; this comes from the coding sequence ATGAGCGGGGTGCTGTCAGGGGTAACCACATCTGTCAGTCGTTCTCGGCCAATAAAGAGCGGAGCGAGGCGGACCACAGGTGCGCGCCTCTGCGTCCCCTTGGCACAGCGCCCGGGAGATGCTGGAGAGAGACGCCTCGCTGCCCCGTGGCGCAAAAGAGTTCCTGTCAAAGGCAGCCTCCGTTTAACTCCGGCGACCACTCTGGCTCCTGTAGTTATGGCGACCGCAACGTCCAACCACTACAGCGTCCTCAGCACCCCCAGCAGCGCGCCGCCGCTCGCGGAGTCCGGGAGCATGCAGCAGGCGGCAGCGTACAGGGACGCGCACACCCTGCTCCAGAACGACTACGGCACGTTACCGGGCGGTGGGCATCCGCTCAGCCACGCGCACCAGTGGATAACGGCGCTCTCTCACGGGGACAGCGGGGCGCCGTGGCCATCCAGTCCCCTCGGAGAGCAGGACGTGAAGCCCATACTGCATGACAGTGACCGAGAGGAGCTGCAGAACTCCAgcagtctgcagcagcagcagcaacagcgacACCCTCACCTAGCGCACCAGCAGGCGCATCACGACGCCAGAGCATGGCGAACCAGCACCGCCACGACTCACATCTCCGGCATGGCGACGTCTGAGGGCCAGAGTCTAGTCTACTCTCAGTCCGGCTTCGGTCTGATGCCGGGGGGAGAGCAAGGGGGAGGGATGCACCACCACTCCCTGAGAGACGAGGACCACCACAGCCACAGTCCGCACCTCAGTGAGCACGGGAGCGGCCCCggggcccaccagcagtccatCTCACACCAGCAGCAGCACGGGGGACACCAGGACCAGTCGGACGAGGACACGCCGACCTCCGATGAGTTGGAGCAGTTTGCGAAGCAGTTCAAGCAGCGGCGGATCAAGCTGGGCTTCACCCAGGCGGACGTGGGTCTGGCTCTTGGGACCCTCTACGGGAACGTGTTTTCTCAGACCACCATCTGCAGGTTCGAGGCGCTTCAGCTCAGCTTCAAAAACATGTGCAAACTCAAGCCGCTGCTGAACAAGTGGCTGGAGGAGGCGGACTCCACGTCCGGGAGTCCCACCAGCCTGGATAAAATCGCGGCGCAGGGCAGGAAGCGGAAAAAGAGGACCTCCATCGAGGTGGGCGTGAAGGGCGCTCTGGAGAGCCATTTTCTTAAATGTCCCAAACCAGGAGCGGCGGAGATCAACTCGCTGGCGGACAGCCTGCAGCTGGAGAAGGAGGTGGTGAGGGTTTGGTTCTGTAACCGGCGGCAGAAGGAGAAGAGGATGACACCCGTTGGGGGACAGATACCAGGAGGGGAGGACATGTATGGGGACACCCCACCTCACCACGGAGGACAGACTCCTGTGCAGTGA